A single Vigna radiata var. radiata cultivar VC1973A chromosome 8, Vradiata_ver6, whole genome shotgun sequence DNA region contains:
- the LOC106770793 gene encoding uncharacterized protein LOC106770793 yields MAFASFLGRVLFASVFILSAYQEFNEFGLDGGPAAKALRPKFDAFTHRVHSQVGFQLPQIDMKILIAVALNLKGTGGILFIFGNSFGALLLLLHQLIATPIHYDFYNYESEDKEFTQLFIKFTQNMALFGALLFFIGMKNSIPKRQHKKAPKTKTY; encoded by the exons ATGGCTTTCGCTTCTTTCCTTGGCAGAGTCCTCTTCGCTTCCGTTTTTATACTCTCTGCTTACCAAGA ATTTAATGAGTTTGGACTTGATGGTGGGCCTGCAGCGAAAGCACTCAGACCAAAGTTTGATGCATTTACACATCGCGTGCATTCTCAAGTTGGCTTTCAACTCCCACAGATTGAT atgaaaattttaattgctGTGGCCCTTAATCTCAAGGGCACTGGAGGAATTCTTTTCATATTTGGCAACTCTTTTGGAGCTCTCCTTCTG CTCCTGCATCAGCTTATTGCTACTCCTATCCACTATGATTTTTACAATTATGAGAGCGAGGACAAAGAATTTACTCAACTTTTCATCAAATTTACACAG AATATGGCTCTCTTTGGGGCTCTGTTGTTTTTCATCGGCATGAAGAACTCCATCCCTAAAAGGCAACACAAGAAGGCACCGAAAACAAAAACCTATTAA